In Fundulus heteroclitus isolate FHET01 chromosome 8, MU-UCD_Fhet_4.1, whole genome shotgun sequence, a genomic segment contains:
- the LOC110368916 gene encoding gastrin-releasing peptide — protein sequence MCAVLRCSACSCRTFWPVFIILAAAPCLLLCSERPALVVGKMYPRGNHWAVGHLMGKKSIKSLPEERQVNLDYLMLSQSDRIFDQDQTVEGFSQKNQGQTIPLRLLHNRRREDNRGKHLKEMSDLLLLALRLQDNESS from the exons ATGTGTGCGGTGCTCCgctgttctgcatgttcttgCAGAACGTTCTGGCCGGTTTTTATCATCCTTGCTGCAGCTCCTTGTCTCCTGCTCTGTTCAGAAAGACCTGCTCTGGTTGTTGGGAAAATGTATCCAAGGGGCAATCACTGGGCtgtag GTCATTTAATGGGAAAGAAGAGCATTAAGAGCCTGCCTGAAGAGCGGCAGGTAAACCTTGACTACCTCATGCTCTCACAATCGGACAGGATCTTTGATCAGGACCAAACTGTGGAGGGTTTCTCACAAAAGAACCAGGGACAAACGATACCGCTGAGGCTGCTCCACAACCGCAGGAGAGAAGACAATAGAGGCAAACATCTCAAAGAG ATGTCAGACCTCCTCCTTCTGGCTTTGAGACTGCAGGACAACGAATCCTCCTGA